In one Ornithorhynchus anatinus isolate Pmale09 chromosome 19, mOrnAna1.pri.v4, whole genome shotgun sequence genomic region, the following are encoded:
- the PPIL6 gene encoding probable inactive peptidyl-prolyl cis-trans isomerase-like 6 isoform X3: MAAAAAAAGGPPPHRLEVAGLLKAPAFHVAKKAAESLKKSFPTKFAEPIILPLMEFAWNEYLQEKKKELRGEMWAYPARVMCFTDGQLLGDEDALLAWSSEKWDYKDPKPKAFYEAVASDFCINYLQNPKHDFAYLDIAIQDEAIGRLVFELFSSECPKTCTNFQTLCTGSAGISPSGVRLHYKDSAFHRLVKNGWLQGGDITSGKGDGGESIYGPTFEGN; this comes from the exons atggcggcggcggcggcggcggcgggcggcccccctccccaccggctgGAGGTGGCGGGGCTGCTCAAGGCGCCCGCCTTTCACGTGGCCAAGAAGGCGGCCGAG AGCCTGAAGAAGAGTTTTCCCACCAAATTCGCAGAACCGATCATTCTTCCTCTAATGGAATTTGCTTGGAACGAATATTTACAGgagaaaaaaaag gaGCTCCGGGGCGAGATGTGGGCGTATCCTGCCCGCGTGATGTGTTTTACCGACGGCCAGCTTCTGGGGGACGAAGATGCCCTGCTGGCCTGGTCCTCCGAGAAGTGGGATTATAAGGATCCTAAACCCAAGGCCTTCTACGAAGCTGTCGCCTCGGATTTCTGCATCAACTATCTGCAAAACCCCAAG CACGATTTTGCGTATCTAGACATCGCTATTCAGGACGAAGCCATTGGGCGACTGGTGTTTGAG CTCTTTTCCAGCGAATGCCCCAAAACCTGCACCAATTTTCAGACTCTCTGCACCGGAAGTGCCGGGATTTCTCCCAGCGGAGTGAGGCTGCATTATAAAGATTCCGCTTTCCATCGACTAGTGAAGAATGGATGGTTgcaaggaggag ATATAACCTCTGGGAAAGGCGATGGCGGCGAATCAATCTACGGCCCGACATTTGAAG
- the ZBTB24 gene encoding zinc finger and BTB domain-containing protein 24 isoform X2, translating into MEEATPPAAASGRLVVVHSEVHRDSVLANFEEQRKKGFLCDITLIVEDVHFRAHKALLAASSEYFSATFAGEGEVGQSIYVLEGMLAATFGILLEFMYTGRLRADDRCTDQILAAARLLKVNDLVEAYPDLRGAAGTPGAAGEPPRRKRGRPRKEKGAGGTGAAAAPAPPRGDLSVRRPGTPRGPDPPATAAAGREEGPGDRGPPGRCSGRRTRRSVRLDDYRLGDDDEPGAPRRAAGKRRGRGPEARCPDCGKVFKYNHFLAVHRRSHTGERPFRCNECGKGFAQKHSLLVHARMHTGERPYACTVCSKALTTKHSLSEHMSLHTGQKSFTCDQCGKYYSQKRQLKSHYRVHTGHALPECNHCHRKFMDASQLKKHLRTHTGEKPFTCEICGNSFTAKSSLQTHIRIHRGEKPYTCGICGKSFSDSSAKRRHCILHTGKKPFSCPECHLQFSRLDNLKAHSKIHVKERRLPEAGGNPEEAGDGLQLQQYQLAASGEREIQLLVTDSGRDLGFAPGPAEGARGGAAAAADLTFLAPQPERPRDPIPAAQAGGPRPEETHVVTLSKEALEQLRAHQTATEELRTEAARPHAP; encoded by the exons ATGGAGGAGGCGACCCCTCCCGCGGCGGCCTCGGGGCGGCTGGTCGTCGTCCACTCGGAGGTCCACCGGGACAGCGTCCTGGCCAACttcgaggagcagaggaagaagggctTCCTCTGCGACATCACCCTGATCGTGGAAGACGTGCATTTCCGGGCCCACAAGGCCCTGCTCGCCGCCAGCAGCGAGTACTTCTCCGCGACGTTCGCCGGCGAGGGCGAGGTCGGTCAGTCCATCTACGTGCTGGAGGGGATGCTGGCGGCCACGTTCGGGATCCTGCTGGAGTTCATGTACACGGGCCGCCTCCGGGCCGACGACAGATGCACCGACCAGATCCTGGCCGCCGCCCGGCTCCTGAAGGTGAACGATCTAGTGGAGGCCTACCCGGACCTCCGCGGcgccgccgggacccccggggccgccggggagCCCCCGCGGCggaagagggggagaccgaggaaGGAGAAGGGCGCCGGCGGGACGGGGGCGGCCGCGGCCCCCGCGCCGCCGAGGGGGGACCTCTCCGTCCGACGGCCGGGGACCCCCCGGGGGCCGGACCCCCCGGCGACGGCCGCCGCCGGGCGGGAGGAGGGCCCCGGCGACCGGGGGCCGCCCGGCCGTTGCAGCGGGCGGCGGACCCGGCGCTCGGTCAGGCTCGACGACTACAGGCTCGGCGACGACGACGAGCCGGGGGCGCcgaggagggcggcggggaagaggaggggccgcGGCCCCGAGGCGCGCTGCCCGGACTGCGGCAAGGTGTTCAAGTACAACCATTTCCTGGCCGTCCACCGGAGGAGTCACACAG GGGAGCGCCCCTTCCGCTGCAACGAGTGCGGGAAGGGCTTTGCCCAAAAGCACTCCCTCCTCGTCCACGCCCGGATGCACACCGGAGAACGCCCGTACGCCTGTACGGTCTGCAGCAAGGCCCTGACCACGAAACATTCCCTCTCGGAGCACATGAGCCTGCACACCG GGCAGAAGTCGTTCACCTGCGATCAGTGTGGCAAATATTACAGCCAGAAGAGACAGCTAAAGAGCCATTACCGAGTtcatacag GCCACGCGCTGCCGGAATGTAACCACTGCCATCGAAAATTCATGGACGCGTCCCAGTTAAAGAAGCATCTGAGGACGCATACGG gCGAGAAGCCATTCACGTGCGAGATCTGTGGCAATTCTTTCACGGCGAAAAGCTCCCTCCAGACTCACATCAGAATCCACCG aGGAGAAAAGCCATATACTTGTGGAATATGCGGGAAGTCCTTCTCCGATTCCAGCGCTAAGAGGAGACACTGTATATTACACACGGGTAAGAAGCCTTTCTCCTGCCCCGAGTGCCACCTCCAGTTTTCCCGGCTAGACAACCTCAAAGCTCACTCGAAGATCCACGTCAAAGAGAGGCGCCTCCCGGAGGCCGGCGGGAACCCCGAGGAGGCCGGGGATGGCCTTCAGCTCCAGCAGTACCAACTGGCCGCTTCCGGAGAGCGGGAGATTCAGCTCCTCGTGACGGACTCCGGGCGGGACCTCGGTTTCGCGCCCGGTCCCGCCGAGGGGgctcggggcggggcggcggcggccgccgatCTCACCTTCCTCGCCCCGCAGCCGGAGCGGCCGCGGGACCCGATCCCGGCGGCCCAGGCGGGGGGCCCCCGGCCCGAGGAGACGCACGTCGTCACGTTGTCCAAGGAGGCCCTCGAACAGCTCCGCGCTCACCAGACGGCGACGGAGGAGCTCCGTACGGAGGCCGCCCGCCCTCACGCGCCCTAA
- the ZBTB24 gene encoding zinc finger and BTB domain-containing protein 24 isoform X1, with the protein MGNSSARPRRRPGDGKGTGSLSRPGSLRASDPPPPGRRGAWGAPPGRIRARVSASRRPPVRPGRPPPPAGAAMEEATPPAAASGRLVVVHSEVHRDSVLANFEEQRKKGFLCDITLIVEDVHFRAHKALLAASSEYFSATFAGEGEVGQSIYVLEGMLAATFGILLEFMYTGRLRADDRCTDQILAAARLLKVNDLVEAYPDLRGAAGTPGAAGEPPRRKRGRPRKEKGAGGTGAAAAPAPPRGDLSVRRPGTPRGPDPPATAAAGREEGPGDRGPPGRCSGRRTRRSVRLDDYRLGDDDEPGAPRRAAGKRRGRGPEARCPDCGKVFKYNHFLAVHRRSHTGERPFRCNECGKGFAQKHSLLVHARMHTGERPYACTVCSKALTTKHSLSEHMSLHTGQKSFTCDQCGKYYSQKRQLKSHYRVHTGHALPECNHCHRKFMDASQLKKHLRTHTGEKPFTCEICGNSFTAKSSLQTHIRIHRGEKPYTCGICGKSFSDSSAKRRHCILHTGKKPFSCPECHLQFSRLDNLKAHSKIHVKERRLPEAGGNPEEAGDGLQLQQYQLAASGEREIQLLVTDSGRDLGFAPGPAEGARGGAAAAADLTFLAPQPERPRDPIPAAQAGGPRPEETHVVTLSKEALEQLRAHQTATEELRTEAARPHAP; encoded by the exons ATGGGGAATTCGTCCGCGCGTCCGCGCCGGCGGccgggggatgggaaggggacggGGTCCCTGTCGCGGCCGGGGTCCCTCCGGGCCTCCGACCCGCCGCCTCCCGGGAGGAGAGGCGCTTGGGGGGCTCCCCCCGGCCGGATCCGGGCCCGCGTTTCCGCGTCCCGACGCCCTCCCGTCCGTCCAgggcgtccccctcccccggcggggGCCGCGATGGAGGAGGCGACCCCTCCCGCGGCGGCCTCGGGGCGGCTGGTCGTCGTCCACTCGGAGGTCCACCGGGACAGCGTCCTGGCCAACttcgaggagcagaggaagaagggctTCCTCTGCGACATCACCCTGATCGTGGAAGACGTGCATTTCCGGGCCCACAAGGCCCTGCTCGCCGCCAGCAGCGAGTACTTCTCCGCGACGTTCGCCGGCGAGGGCGAGGTCGGTCAGTCCATCTACGTGCTGGAGGGGATGCTGGCGGCCACGTTCGGGATCCTGCTGGAGTTCATGTACACGGGCCGCCTCCGGGCCGACGACAGATGCACCGACCAGATCCTGGCCGCCGCCCGGCTCCTGAAGGTGAACGATCTAGTGGAGGCCTACCCGGACCTCCGCGGcgccgccgggacccccggggccgccggggagCCCCCGCGGCggaagagggggagaccgaggaaGGAGAAGGGCGCCGGCGGGACGGGGGCGGCCGCGGCCCCCGCGCCGCCGAGGGGGGACCTCTCCGTCCGACGGCCGGGGACCCCCCGGGGGCCGGACCCCCCGGCGACGGCCGCCGCCGGGCGGGAGGAGGGCCCCGGCGACCGGGGGCCGCCCGGCCGTTGCAGCGGGCGGCGGACCCGGCGCTCGGTCAGGCTCGACGACTACAGGCTCGGCGACGACGACGAGCCGGGGGCGCcgaggagggcggcggggaagaggaggggccgcGGCCCCGAGGCGCGCTGCCCGGACTGCGGCAAGGTGTTCAAGTACAACCATTTCCTGGCCGTCCACCGGAGGAGTCACACAG GGGAGCGCCCCTTCCGCTGCAACGAGTGCGGGAAGGGCTTTGCCCAAAAGCACTCCCTCCTCGTCCACGCCCGGATGCACACCGGAGAACGCCCGTACGCCTGTACGGTCTGCAGCAAGGCCCTGACCACGAAACATTCCCTCTCGGAGCACATGAGCCTGCACACCG GGCAGAAGTCGTTCACCTGCGATCAGTGTGGCAAATATTACAGCCAGAAGAGACAGCTAAAGAGCCATTACCGAGTtcatacag GCCACGCGCTGCCGGAATGTAACCACTGCCATCGAAAATTCATGGACGCGTCCCAGTTAAAGAAGCATCTGAGGACGCATACGG gCGAGAAGCCATTCACGTGCGAGATCTGTGGCAATTCTTTCACGGCGAAAAGCTCCCTCCAGACTCACATCAGAATCCACCG aGGAGAAAAGCCATATACTTGTGGAATATGCGGGAAGTCCTTCTCCGATTCCAGCGCTAAGAGGAGACACTGTATATTACACACGGGTAAGAAGCCTTTCTCCTGCCCCGAGTGCCACCTCCAGTTTTCCCGGCTAGACAACCTCAAAGCTCACTCGAAGATCCACGTCAAAGAGAGGCGCCTCCCGGAGGCCGGCGGGAACCCCGAGGAGGCCGGGGATGGCCTTCAGCTCCAGCAGTACCAACTGGCCGCTTCCGGAGAGCGGGAGATTCAGCTCCTCGTGACGGACTCCGGGCGGGACCTCGGTTTCGCGCCCGGTCCCGCCGAGGGGgctcggggcggggcggcggcggccgccgatCTCACCTTCCTCGCCCCGCAGCCGGAGCGGCCGCGGGACCCGATCCCGGCGGCCCAGGCGGGGGGCCCCCGGCCCGAGGAGACGCACGTCGTCACGTTGTCCAAGGAGGCCCTCGAACAGCTCCGCGCTCACCAGACGGCGACGGAGGAGCTCCGTACGGAGGCCGCCCGCCCTCACGCGCCCTAA